The Euphorbia lathyris chromosome 8, ddEupLath1.1, whole genome shotgun sequence genome has a window encoding:
- the LOC136201964 gene encoding cytokinin dehydrogenase 7: MIAYLEPYIQNDTESFPDDDLPTICRSLDLQGAMDFVSTALAGKDFGGMYSSTPLAIIRPGGADDVARAVKAAHRSPNLTVAARGNGHSINGQAMADRGLVIDMRSMEHSHFQIVRINGENFLDVSGGALWEDVLKRCVSRFNLAPRSWTDYLGLTVGGTLSNAGVSGQAFRYGPQSSNVTELDVVTGEGEIVTCSETESSQLYFGALGGLGQFGIITRARVKLQAAPDKVRWIRMVYLEFEDFSRDAEWLVSRGNGMSFDYVEGFVFINNNDPVNGCPSVPFDPDCGFDCSAIPTTAGSVLYCLEVALHYQNTDHPYTVETAVNSLLGRLGFVEDLKFQVDVTYVDFLLRVKHVEEHARANGIWDAPHPWLNIFVSKRDIAEFDRMVFKGILKEGVGGPMLVYPLVRSKWDSRMSTVIPEKGEIFYIVALLRFTVPYPNGSRVDKMVSQNQEIVKLCVKKGFDFKLYLPHYHSQEDWQRHFGNQWSTFVDRKHSFDPKAILAPGQKIFTRISQS; encoded by the exons ATGATTGCGTATCTTGAGCCATATATCCAAAACGACACCGAATCTTTTCCAGACGACGACCTACCCACTATATGCCGCTCTCTAGACCTTCAAGGAGCTATGGACTTTGTCTCCACCGCTTTAGCCGGTAAGGATTTCGGCGGCATGTATTCTTCTACACCTTTGGCTATAATAAGACCCGGCGGAGCCGATGATGTCGCCAGGGCGGTCAAGGCAGCACACCGCTCACCTAATCTCACCGTTGCTGCCAGGGGTAACGGCCATTCAATTAATGGCCAGGCTATGGCCGATCGTGGTCTCGTCATCGACATGCGCTCCATGGAACACAGTCACTTTCAAATTGTCAGAATCAATGGGGAAAACTTTCTCGACGTCTCCGGCGGGGCATTATGGGAAGATGTCTTGAAACGATGCGTTTCACGCTTCAATTTAGCTCCCAGGTCATGGACTGATTATCTCGGTTTAACCGTAGGCGGAACTTTATCCAACGCCGGCGTTAGCGGCCAAGCCTTCCGTTACGGACCGCAATCCTCAAACGTGACGGAGTTGGACGTCGTAACGGGAGAAGGCGAGATTGTGACATGCTCCGAGACGGAAAGTTCTCAACTATATTTCGGTGCCTTAGGCGGTCTCGGCCAGTTTGGAATCATTACCAGAGCTAGAGTCAAGTTGCAGGCAGCACCAGATAAG GTGAGATGGATAAGAATGGTCTATTTAGAATTTGAAGATTTCAGCAGGGACGCCGAGTGGTTAGTGAGTAGGGGAAACGGCATGTCGTTTGATTATGTTGAAGGTTTTGTTTTTATCAACAACAATGACCCTGTAAATGGCTGTCCTTCCGTGCCATTCGACCCGGACTGTGGCTTCGACTGCTCCGCCATACCTACGACGGCCGGCTCTGTTCTTTACTGCCTCGAAGTGGCTCTACACTACCAAAACACCGACCATCCTTATACCGTTGAAACG GCTGTAAACAGTTTACTTGGACGGCTAGGATTCGTGGAGGATTTGAAGTTCCAAGTAGACGTTACCTACGTGGATTTTTTATTGCGTGTAAAGCATGTGGAGGAACACGCGAGAGCAAATGGAATATGGGACGCTCCTCACCCTTGGTTGAACATATTCGTATCAAAGAGAGACATAGCAGAGTTCGATCGGATGGTGTTTAAGGGCATTTTGAAGGAAGGAGTTGGTGGGCCCATGCTGGTGTACCCATTGGTGCGTAGCAA GTGGGATAGTCGCATGTCGACGGTGATACCAGAGAAAGGGGAAATCTTCTACATAGTTGCGTTGTTAAGATTCACTGTTCCATATCCGAACGGATCTCGTGTCGATAAAATGGTATCTCAAAACCAAGAGATAGTGAAATTATGTGTGAAGAAAGGGTTTGATTTCAAGTTGTATTTACCTCACTACCATTCACAAGAGGATTGGCAACGACATTTTGGAAATCAATGGTCCACCTTTGTTGATAGGAAGCATAGTTTTGATCCCAAGGCTATCCTAGCACCGGGACAGAAAATATTTACAAGGATTTCTCAATCCTAG